In Desulfosporosinus youngiae DSM 17734, the genomic stretch CGGGCCAGATGAACTGCCTCCAACGCTGAACGGGCCGTACAGCCGTAGGCTATCACGATCAGTTCCGCATCCTCAAGTTCCGCCTCTTCGACTAACTGAATCCGATCTAAATAAGGATTGAGCTTCTGGGTTAACCGCTGCATAAACTTCCTGGTCACTTCCGGATTTCCTGTGGGCAATCCCTTTTCATTATGCGTTAACCCTGTGACATGATAGCGGTAACCGTCGCCAAAGTTCGCCATCGCCGGGATCAGGCTCTCATTATTTTCATAAGGGATGTACTCACCGGGCGGCAAATCAGGCCGCTTCCGGTCAACAATCCTTAATCCTTCCGGTAAGACAACCTTCTCCCGCAAATGCCCAATGACTTCATCCATAAGTAAGATCACCGGAATTCTAAACTCCTCCGCCATATTAAAGGCCTGGACTGCAAGTTCATAACATTCTTGGACTGAGGAGGGGGTTAAGGCAATGATCGGGTGGTCGCCATGAGTACCCCACCTGGCCTGCATAACGTCAGCTTGAGCGGGAGCCGTCGGCAGTCCCGTACTGGGTCCTCCTCTTTGGACATTAACCACAACACAGGGAACTTCTGTGGCAATGGCATACCCCAGATTCTCCTGTTTGAGTGAAAATCCCGGCCCGCTGGTAGCCGTAAGGGATTTGGCCCCTGTCAGAGAAGCTCCGATGACGGCAGCCATGCTGGCAATTTCGTCTTCCATTTGGATAAAAGTGCCACCTATTGAAGGCAGCCTCCCGGCCATTATTTCGGCTATTTCTGTGGAGGGAGTAATCGGATATCCTGCATAAAAACGAACCCCGGCTGCCAGAGCACCTTCGGCTACAGCTTCATTTCCTTGCATTAGTCTGGCTTCACTCATTGTTTTTCACCTCAATGTTGATAGCATAGTCCGGGCAAAGCCGTT encodes the following:
- a CDS encoding 2-oxoacid:acceptor oxidoreductase subunit alpha; protein product: MSEARLMQGNEAVAEGALAAGVRFYAGYPITPSTEIAEIMAGRLPSIGGTFIQMEDEIASMAAVIGASLTGAKSLTATSGPGFSLKQENLGYAIATEVPCVVVNVQRGGPSTGLPTAPAQADVMQARWGTHGDHPIIALTPSSVQECYELAVQAFNMAEEFRIPVILLMDEVIGHLREKVVLPEGLRIVDRKRPDLPPGEYIPYENNESLIPAMANFGDGYRYHVTGLTHNEKGLPTGNPEVTRKFMQRLTQKLNPYLDRIQLVEEAELEDAELIVIAYGCTARSALEAVHLARGMGLKAGLFRPITIWPFPHKQLEAYAERKYLVVEMNSGQLVGEIERIFGYKAVERLNRVDGELITPKEILERIREVI